From Hydractinia symbiolongicarpus strain clone_291-10 chromosome 12, HSymV2.1, whole genome shotgun sequence, one genomic window encodes:
- the LOC130622713 gene encoding synaptotagmin-2-like, translated as MDIKDIKGDITGKATDVWSKNKYAIIGAVAGLLVFFCVMCYCCIRCRRKKKKKDAEKIKLKGAKPTKKLKRIQPNKTERKAMEELGSVKFTLQYDKTSEMLMVKVLETTDVPVRDLSGYAYAFVVVKLLPHHEHEEAEYKTKMVRAGFWPAFGDMFSFVIEKEDLKEQVLYLYQYELNRWSKQDGIGQIAYEVKDGNLLSEKVGEIEVTRKLRPYNPLLGLEVEAGAVYLALEYDAETWELKVEIRQADIIPQDEDQEKASSYVTLTLLNKDDEKLEKRRTSNKRGTLQPSYDTEVTYNVPDNLLPEVKMLLKLKSKHYFKPSSVLGKTTILPTSDNWKQLLDKEYTEGWFSVFTKPKTK; from the exons atggataTCAAGGACATTAAAGGTGACATAACAG GTAAAGCCACCGATGTCTGGTCAAAGAACAAGTATGCTATTATTGGAGCAGTAGCTGGCCTCCTTGTCTTTTTCTGCGTTATGTGTTATTGCTGTATAAGATGTCggagaaagaagaagaagaaggacgCCGAAAAAATCAAACTGAAAGGTGCCAAGccgacaaaaaaattaaagcgaATTCAACCAAATAAAACTGAAAGAAAAGCAATG GAAGAACTTGGCTCAGTAAAATTTACTTTGCAGTATGACAAGACGAG TGAAATGTTGATGGTGAAAGTGTTGGAGACTACAGATGTTCCTGTGCGTGATCTAAGCGGTTATGCTTATGCTTTCGTTGTTGTGAAGCTACTCCCCCATCATGAACATGAAGAGGCGGAGTATAAAACAAAGATGGTTCGCGCTGGATTCTGGCCTGCATTCGGTGATATGTTCTCTTTCGTTATCGAAAAGGAGGATTTGAAAGAACAGGTGTTATATTTGTATCAGTACGAATTGAATCGATGGTCAAAACAGGACGGTATTGGACAGATAGCATATGAGGTTAAGGATGGAAATCTTTTAAGTGAGAAAGTGGGTGAAATTGAAGTGACTCGAAAGTTGCGACCCTATAATCCTTTGCTAGGATTG GAAGTAGAAGCAGGTGCTGTTTACCTGGCGTTGGAGTATGATGCAGAAACATGGGAATTAAAGGTGGAAATTCGACAAGCCGATATCATTCCACAGGATGAAGATCAAGAAAAAGCCA GTTCCTATGTAACTTTGACGTTGTTGAATAAAGACGACGAAAAACTGGAGAAACGCAGAACAAGCAACAAACGGGGCACGTTACAACCTTCTTACGATACCGAAGTGACATATAACGTGCCAGATAACTTGTTACCTGAAgtcaaaatgttattaaaactcAAGTCAAAGCATTATTTTAAACCTAGCTCGGTGCTTGGTAAAACTACTATTTTGCCGACATCTGATAATTGGAAACAATTATTAGACAAGGAATATACCGAGGGTTGGTTTTCCGTTTTTACGAAACCTAAAACGAAATAA